In Nocardioides luti, the DNA window TACCCGGTGAAACTGCCTTGCGTCGCGCCCACAGTCGGCGTACGCTCACGATATATCGCGAAACACTCGGCGACAGTCACAGACAGTCAGCGGCGTCAACCCGCCGGCCCGACGTCGGACAGACCGCCACCGCGATACCCACCAGACACAGCGACACGCACAGACAAGGAGTCCTGATCATGGGACGCAAGGAATTCAATCGACAGTTCGACCGGCAGTGGGTCCGGCCCGAGGACGAGTGGCACCAGCACCGCGGCCGCGGAGGCGGCGGCGGGCGGCCCTCGTGGGGCGGCTTCGGCGGCCCCGGTGGTCCGGGCGGCTTCGGCCGACCGGGCGGCCACGGCGGTCCGCCGCCGTGGGTGGCCGGCCTCTTCGGCCTCGCCCAGGGCGAGGGCCAGCGCGGGCCGCGGGTCCGCCGCGGCGACGTCCGCATGGCCATCCTCGACGTGGTCCGCACCGGCGGCTCGGGCGAGGGTGAGCATCTCAACGGCTACCAGGTGATCCAGGAGATCGCCGCCCGCAGCAACGACCAGTGGCGCCCGAGCCCCGGCTCGGTCTACCCGACCATCCAGCAGCTCCAGGACGAGGGCCTCGTCGAGACCGACGAGGGCCCGAGCCGCCGGGCGCTGCGCCTGACGCCGGAGGGTGAGGCGTACGTCGCCGAGCACGCCGACGAGCTCGACGCGGTGTGGAAGCCGTTCCGCTCCCGCCGCGAGCAGTCCTCGGACTTCGCCGGCCTCAAGCCCGAGATCGGCCAGGTGATGGGGGCGGTGTGGCAGATCGTCAGCACCGGCAGCGAGCAGCAGCGCCGCGCCGCGGTCGAGGTGCTCGTCGAGACCCGCCGCAAGCTCTACGGCATCCTCGCCGACGGCGAGCTCGACGAGGCCGACGAGGCCGACGAGGTCGACGAGACCGGCACGAGCGGCCCCGGCGCCGCGGGCAGCTGGGCCGCCGAGGGGGACGACCCGGCATGAACGAGCAGCACCTGCGGATGAGCGACGCGGAGCGCGAGCAGGCGGCGGCCGCCCTGGGGGAGCACTACGCCCAGGGCCGGCTGACCACCGACGAGCACGGCGAGCGCCTCGACCAGGTCTGGGCGGCGCGGACCCGGGGCGAGCTCGCCCCGGTGTTCCGCGACCTGCCCGGTCCCGCACCGATGGGCGCCGGCCAACCGTCCGCACCGGCGGGCCGGCCGCAGCGCACCCACGGCCACCCCCGCGGCTGGCACGGCCTGCCCGTGCCGCTGCTGGCGGTGCTCGCGG includes these proteins:
- a CDS encoding PadR family transcriptional regulator; the protein is MGRKEFNRQFDRQWVRPEDEWHQHRGRGGGGGRPSWGGFGGPGGPGGFGRPGGHGGPPPWVAGLFGLAQGEGQRGPRVRRGDVRMAILDVVRTGGSGEGEHLNGYQVIQEIAARSNDQWRPSPGSVYPTIQQLQDEGLVETDEGPSRRALRLTPEGEAYVAEHADELDAVWKPFRSRREQSSDFAGLKPEIGQVMGAVWQIVSTGSEQQRRAAVEVLVETRRKLYGILADGELDEADEADEVDETGTSGPGAAGSWAAEGDDPA
- a CDS encoding DUF1707 SHOCT-like domain-containing protein, with protein sequence MNEQHLRMSDAEREQAAAALGEHYAQGRLTTDEHGERLDQVWAARTRGELAPVFRDLPGPAPMGAGQPSAPAGRPQRTHGHPRGWHGLPVPLLAVLAVLVVLTVVTHLPLVLLGLLGWFFLVGRHRRRSAVRRW